A single genomic interval of Saccharothrix saharensis harbors:
- a CDS encoding GNAT family N-acetyltransferase, producing MTGTLVARRVRWEDPATGPLKEELTHEYVTRYGDRARAELTRYDPTVFAPPHGTLLLLFEDGAAVAGGAFMRHDERTAELKRIWTHSRHRRRGLARRVLAELERDAVDLGYSRLYLTTGPRQPEARALYLATGYTPLFDLTADPLTIDHLPFEKDLG from the coding sequence GTGACCGGCACCCTCGTCGCCCGCCGGGTCCGCTGGGAGGACCCGGCCACCGGGCCGCTGAAAGAGGAGCTGACGCACGAGTACGTGACCCGGTACGGCGATCGGGCGCGGGCCGAGCTGACCCGGTACGACCCGACCGTCTTCGCGCCGCCGCACGGCACGCTCCTGCTGCTGTTCGAGGACGGCGCGGCGGTGGCGGGTGGCGCGTTCATGCGGCACGACGAGCGCACCGCCGAGCTCAAGCGCATCTGGACCCACTCGCGGCACCGCCGGCGCGGCCTCGCCCGGCGCGTGCTCGCCGAGCTGGAACGCGACGCCGTCGACCTCGGCTACTCCCGGCTGTACCTGACCACCGGCCCGCGGCAGCCGGAGGCTCGCGCGCTGTACCTGGCCACCGGGTACACGCCGCTGTTCGACCTGACCGCCGACCCGCTCACCATCGACCACCTGCCGTTCGAGAAGGACTTGGGATAG
- a CDS encoding ABC transporter substrate-binding protein, which translates to MRARCLLLLTAVLALVVSGCALPADAVDPPPSGVEPTEDVLSGVVEDEAIASLLPPAVRDAGVVRFGSSVGGQPPSSYYAEDNKTVLGLDADMSEAVARTLGVRVEREVASFETILPSLAGGKYDVGTGNFGVTEARKKTIDFVTYVNDGQGFAVRADDDRVTRVDGLVSLCGLRVGTGAGTTFEATLEREKHVCGAAGKPDYEVLSFSENAAVFLGLQQRHIDVVMSTINGLRHAAANQPNLRFLGEFKRLDVGFALPKGSPLAPALQAAVNELIQDGVYPRILDKWGTKDSAIPESLISPPEHG; encoded by the coding sequence ATGCGCGCACGTTGCCTGTTGCTGCTCACCGCCGTGCTCGCGCTCGTCGTCTCCGGGTGCGCCCTGCCCGCGGACGCCGTCGACCCACCCCCGTCCGGCGTGGAGCCGACCGAGGACGTGCTGTCGGGGGTGGTCGAGGACGAGGCGATCGCCTCGTTGCTGCCACCGGCCGTGCGTGACGCGGGGGTGGTGCGGTTCGGGTCGTCGGTGGGCGGGCAGCCGCCGTCGTCCTACTACGCGGAGGACAACAAGACGGTGCTCGGCCTGGACGCCGACATGTCCGAGGCGGTCGCCCGGACGTTGGGGGTGCGGGTCGAGCGGGAGGTCGCGAGCTTCGAGACGATCCTGCCGTCGCTGGCCGGCGGGAAGTACGACGTCGGGACGGGCAACTTCGGCGTGACCGAGGCGCGGAAGAAGACGATCGACTTCGTCACCTACGTCAACGACGGCCAGGGGTTCGCGGTGCGGGCCGACGACGACCGCGTGACGCGGGTGGACGGCCTGGTGTCGTTGTGCGGGTTGAGGGTCGGCACGGGCGCGGGCACGACGTTCGAGGCGACGTTGGAGCGGGAGAAGCACGTGTGCGGTGCCGCGGGCAAGCCGGACTACGAGGTGCTGAGCTTCTCCGAGAACGCGGCCGTGTTCCTGGGGTTGCAGCAGCGGCACATCGACGTCGTGATGAGCACGATCAACGGGCTGCGGCACGCGGCGGCCAACCAGCCGAACCTGAGGTTCCTGGGCGAGTTCAAGCGGTTGGACGTCGGTTTCGCGCTGCCGAAGGGTTCGCCGCTCGCGCCCGCGTTGCAGGCGGCCGTGAACGAGCTGATCCAGGACGGCGTGTACCCGCGCATCCTGGACAAGTGGGGCACCAAGGACTCGGCGATCCCGGAGTCGTTGATCAGCCCGCCGGAGCACGGCTGA
- the trxA gene encoding thioredoxin gives MATVELTAENFDEVVGGSEMVLVDFWAGWCGPCRQFAPTYEKSAEKHGDIVFGKVDTEAQQQLAAAFQIRSIPTLMIVRDGVVLYAQPGALPEAALEDLIDQARKVDMDEVRKQVAEQQA, from the coding sequence ATGGCCACCGTGGAGCTGACCGCGGAGAACTTCGACGAGGTTGTCGGCGGCTCCGAGATGGTCCTGGTCGACTTCTGGGCGGGCTGGTGCGGACCGTGCCGCCAGTTCGCGCCGACCTACGAGAAGTCCGCCGAGAAGCACGGCGACATCGTCTTCGGCAAGGTCGACACCGAGGCGCAGCAGCAGCTCGCGGCCGCGTTCCAGATCCGGTCGATCCCGACCCTCATGATCGTGCGCGACGGCGTCGTGCTCTACGCGCAGCCGGGCGCGCTGCCCGAGGCGGCGCTGGAAGACCTCATCGACCAGGCGCGCAAGGTCGACATGGACGAGGTGCGCAAGCAGGTCGCCGAGCAGCAGGCCTGA
- a CDS encoding helix-turn-helix domain-containing protein — translation MATSPSVAGWELGLRLRERRELLDVTSVSAGKAIGTSQSYISGIENGKLKISAAKLAELAAVLEFDKAEVEELQALREAAGKRAWWSPYSAMFNSEVLRYFGFEAGAESIRAYSAGMITSLLQTRDYAMAIMNGGAPSIRLAEAHRRVEVRMKRQERLEGEDPIRLTTVITESGLRQVVGGREVMVAQLKHLVARIHQLPDTLDVRIVPFSADYHNAIGGSTFYLLGFASSRLPDLVWQETVSTTDLIDQPMRIREYSLAHSQAMDFALDRVGSLGLIEQIGKELE, via the coding sequence ATGGCGACGTCGCCGTCTGTAGCCGGCTGGGAACTGGGCCTGCGCCTGCGGGAGCGCCGCGAACTCCTGGACGTGACCTCCGTGTCGGCCGGTAAGGCCATCGGCACCAGTCAGTCCTACATCTCGGGCATCGAGAACGGGAAGCTCAAGATCAGCGCGGCCAAGCTGGCCGAACTCGCCGCCGTGCTGGAGTTCGACAAGGCCGAGGTCGAGGAGCTGCAAGCACTGCGCGAGGCGGCGGGAAAGCGCGCCTGGTGGAGCCCTTATTCAGCCATGTTCAACAGCGAGGTGTTGCGGTACTTCGGGTTCGAGGCCGGCGCCGAGAGCATCCGTGCCTACAGCGCGGGCATGATCACCAGCCTGCTCCAGACCCGGGACTACGCCATGGCCATCATGAACGGCGGCGCGCCGAGCATCCGGCTGGCCGAGGCGCACCGCCGCGTCGAGGTGAGGATGAAGCGGCAAGAGCGCCTGGAGGGCGAGGACCCGATCCGGCTCACCACGGTCATCACCGAGTCCGGGCTGCGGCAGGTGGTCGGCGGCCGGGAGGTGATGGTGGCGCAGCTCAAGCACCTGGTCGCCAGGATCCACCAGCTCCCGGACACGCTCGACGTGCGGATCGTGCCGTTCAGCGCCGACTACCACAACGCCATCGGCGGCTCGACCTTCTACCTCCTGGGTTTCGCCAGCAGCAGGCTGCCCGACCTGGTGTGGCAGGAGACCGTGTCGACCACCGATCTGATCGACCAGCCCATGCGGATCCGCGAGTACAGTTTGGCGCACAGCCAGGCCATGGATTTCGCGCTCGACCGGGTCGGATCACTCGGTCTGATCGAGCAGATCGGCAAGGAGTTGGAGTGA
- a CDS encoding phage holin family protein, with protein sequence MSHVADTRAADRVADRVTVRAPEREPSTAELVHRLSEQVSRLARDEIRLAAAEMRTKGKRVGTGAGLLGGAGVLAWFGLMTVLAGLVLLLATVMEAWIAAFVVAVAVFVVAGVLALIGRKQLQRGTPPVPEEAIAGVKQDIATVSERAHR encoded by the coding sequence ATGAGTCACGTCGCCGACACCCGTGCGGCTGACCGCGTCGCCGATCGGGTCACGGTCCGCGCCCCCGAGCGGGAACCGTCGACCGCGGAACTGGTGCACCGGCTGTCCGAGCAGGTGAGCAGGCTGGCGCGGGACGAGATCCGGCTGGCCGCGGCCGAGATGCGCACGAAGGGCAAGCGCGTCGGCACGGGCGCCGGGCTGCTCGGCGGCGCGGGCGTGCTGGCCTGGTTCGGCCTGATGACGGTCCTCGCGGGGCTGGTGCTGCTGCTGGCCACCGTGATGGAGGCGTGGATCGCGGCGTTCGTCGTCGCGGTGGCCGTGTTCGTCGTCGCGGGCGTGCTCGCGCTGATCGGCCGCAAGCAGTTGCAACGCGGCACGCCGCCGGTGCCGGAAGAGGCCATAGCGGGCGTCAAGCAGGACATCGCCACCGTGAGCGAGAGGGCACACCGATGA
- a CDS encoding DUF4235 domain-containing protein: protein MNVNKLLYRPLGMLFGVLGGLAASALFGQVWKLITGTKEAPTPTQKDRGWGEVLLAASIQGAIFGLVKAAIDRGGATGYDKLTGEWPGDTNKYVD, encoded by the coding sequence GTGAACGTGAACAAGCTGCTCTACCGACCCCTGGGCATGCTGTTCGGCGTGCTCGGCGGTCTGGCCGCCAGCGCGTTGTTCGGCCAGGTGTGGAAGCTGATCACCGGCACCAAGGAGGCGCCGACCCCGACCCAGAAGGATCGGGGCTGGGGCGAGGTGCTCCTGGCGGCGTCCATCCAGGGTGCGATCTTCGGCCTGGTGAAGGCCGCGATCGACCGGGGTGGCGCGACCGGCTACGACAAGCTCACCGGCGAGTGGCCCGGTGACACGAACAAGTACGTCGACTGA
- a CDS encoding DUF397 domain-containing protein: MNRTDRTDWFKSSRSAENPACVEVRFVPDAIDVRDSKNPTGPVLSFPRSAWTKFLNR, encoded by the coding sequence GTGAACCGGACCGACCGCACCGACTGGTTCAAGTCGAGCCGCAGCGCCGAGAACCCGGCCTGCGTCGAGGTCCGGTTCGTGCCCGACGCGATCGACGTCCGCGACTCCAAGAACCCGACCGGGCCGGTGCTGTCGTTCCCCCGATCCGCGTGGACCAAGTTCCTCAACCGCTGA
- a CDS encoding esterase/lipase family protein produces the protein MSPLPHVPPDHPDLRRHPATEPQAELRSHRRSESRSRPVAEPGSAPGSAPGSAPGLLWYLTEPTRTAVGIGQFAATRSLLRAAPSGDGHTVLVLPGLGATDASTATLRKFLTGLGYDVHGWGLGLNIGPSVGVVRGMRELLRELAVGGKVSVVGWSLGGIFARELAREHPGMVRQVITLGSPYAMTDLRQTRVNPVYQLLARLYVPGADMPPPEHTRPPFPVPSTSVYSKSDGIVAWRTCISAPGARQQNVAVTSSHLGYGYNATVLWLIADRLSQRPRHWRPFTPPRGMARMFPEQ, from the coding sequence ATGTCACCACTGCCACACGTCCCACCGGACCACCCTGACCTGCGTCGGCACCCGGCCACCGAGCCGCAGGCGGAGCTGCGGTCGCACCGGCGGTCGGAGTCGCGGTCGCGGCCGGTGGCCGAGCCGGGTTCCGCTCCGGGCTCCGCGCCAGGATCCGCTCCGGGCCTGCTCTGGTACCTGACCGAGCCGACCCGCACCGCCGTGGGCATCGGCCAGTTCGCGGCCACCCGTTCACTCCTGCGGGCGGCCCCGAGCGGCGACGGCCACACCGTCCTGGTGTTGCCGGGCCTCGGCGCGACCGACGCGTCGACCGCGACGCTGCGCAAGTTCCTCACCGGCTTGGGCTACGACGTCCACGGCTGGGGTCTCGGCCTGAACATCGGCCCGTCGGTCGGGGTGGTGCGCGGCATGCGCGAGTTGCTGCGGGAACTCGCCGTGGGTGGCAAGGTGAGCGTCGTCGGCTGGTCGCTGGGTGGCATCTTCGCCCGCGAGCTGGCCCGCGAGCACCCCGGGATGGTCCGCCAGGTGATCACGCTGGGCAGCCCGTACGCCATGACCGACCTGCGCCAGACCAGGGTCAACCCGGTGTACCAACTGCTGGCGCGGCTCTACGTCCCCGGTGCCGACATGCCGCCGCCCGAGCACACCCGGCCGCCGTTCCCCGTGCCGTCGACCTCGGTCTACTCGAAGTCCGACGGCATCGTGGCCTGGCGGACGTGCATCTCGGCCCCCGGCGCGCGCCAGCAGAACGTCGCGGTCACCTCGAGCCACCTCGGCTACGGCTACAACGCCACCGTCCTCTGGCTGATCGCCGACCGCCTGTCCCAACGCCCCCGCCACTGGCGCCCCTTCACCCCACCGCGCGGCATGGCGCGGATGTTCCCCGAGCAGTAA
- a CDS encoding aminoglycoside adenylyltransferase domain-containing protein, which yields MDPIREVAELTRAVLDPLGVYLHGSAVLDGLKPASDLDFLVVTRRPMERVRRRALLDGLLALPCPRPVELTVVVQSEIRPWRFPPTADFQYGEWLRAEFESGTVPVPEPMPDLALLVTMALAGNHPLSGPPPAEVLDPVPHADVVRASLAGVPGLLADLDHDTRNVVLTLARVWTTVATGAIRSKAAAADWALARLPPAHRAVLAHARELYLECRYDEESWPDDLRARVPEHVRHVVAEVDRLSG from the coding sequence GTGGACCCGATCCGGGAGGTCGCCGAGCTGACCCGTGCCGTGCTCGACCCCCTCGGCGTCTACCTCCACGGCTCCGCCGTGCTGGACGGCCTGAAACCGGCCAGTGACCTGGATTTCCTCGTCGTCACCCGGCGGCCGATGGAGCGCGTGCGGCGGCGGGCTCTGCTGGACGGCCTGCTGGCGCTCCCCTGCCCCCGCCCGGTCGAACTGACCGTGGTGGTCCAGTCGGAGATCCGCCCGTGGCGGTTCCCCCCGACCGCCGACTTCCAGTACGGCGAGTGGCTGCGCGCGGAGTTCGAGTCCGGCACGGTCCCGGTGCCCGAGCCGATGCCGGACCTGGCCCTGCTGGTCACGATGGCGTTGGCCGGGAACCACCCGCTGTCCGGCCCGCCACCGGCCGAGGTCCTGGACCCGGTCCCGCACGCCGACGTGGTGCGGGCGAGCCTGGCGGGAGTGCCGGGCCTGCTGGCCGACCTGGACCACGACACCCGCAACGTCGTGCTGACCCTGGCCCGCGTGTGGACCACCGTCGCGACCGGCGCGATCAGGTCGAAGGCCGCAGCCGCCGACTGGGCGTTGGCACGGCTGCCACCGGCGCACCGCGCGGTGCTGGCGCACGCCAGGGAGCTGTACCTCGAGTGCCGTTACGACGAGGAGAGCTGGCCCGACGACCTGAGGGCGCGCGTGCCCGAGCACGTGCGCCACGTCGTGGCCGAGGTTGACCGCCTCAGCGGTTGA
- a CDS encoding enoyl-CoA hydratase/isomerase family protein, whose amino-acid sequence MTLRLDTAGPVATLTIDRPAKRNAMSYDMWSALPGLLDEVRRDDDVRVLVVRGGEHFSAGADISEFSTLRKGADGAAKYGEAVHNGERAIATLGKPTIAAITGFCIGGGCEIALACDLRVAAADARFGITPAKLGIVYNFTSTKQLVDVVGPAWAKQILFSGEIVDAATALRIGLVNEVHPADALEARVAQLSDTIAARAQVSVRGAKHIVNRITDGQHDEDDAVRALYDEAVHSPEYAEGVAAFLEKRSPRF is encoded by the coding sequence ATGACGCTGAGGCTCGACACGGCAGGGCCGGTCGCCACGTTGACCATCGACCGCCCGGCCAAGCGCAACGCCATGAGCTACGACATGTGGTCGGCCCTGCCCGGCCTCCTGGACGAAGTGCGGCGCGACGACGACGTGCGCGTCCTCGTCGTCCGGGGCGGCGAGCACTTCTCGGCCGGCGCGGACATCAGCGAGTTCTCCACCCTCCGCAAGGGCGCGGACGGCGCGGCGAAGTACGGCGAAGCGGTCCACAACGGCGAACGCGCCATCGCCACCCTCGGCAAGCCCACCATCGCCGCCATCACCGGCTTCTGCATCGGCGGCGGCTGCGAGATCGCGCTGGCCTGCGACCTGCGGGTCGCCGCGGCCGACGCCCGGTTCGGCATCACGCCCGCCAAGCTCGGCATCGTCTACAACTTCACGTCCACCAAGCAGCTGGTCGACGTGGTCGGCCCGGCGTGGGCCAAGCAGATCCTGTTCAGCGGCGAGATCGTCGACGCGGCCACCGCCCTGCGCATCGGCCTGGTCAACGAGGTGCACCCGGCCGACGCCCTGGAGGCCAGGGTCGCGCAGCTGTCGGACACCATCGCGGCACGCGCGCAGGTCAGCGTCCGCGGCGCGAAGCACATCGTCAACCGCATCACGGACGGTCAGCACGACGAGGACGACGCCGTGCGCGCGCTGTACGACGAAGCCGTGCACAGCCCGGAGTACGCGGAAGGCGTGGCGGCGTTCCTGGAGAAGCGGTCACCGAGGTTCTGA
- a CDS encoding DUF3618 domain-containing protein, which produces MSGKDIPTDPEELRADVEQTRRELGDTVEALVHKTDVPGRVKDKAHEGVEQVKETATRANAAVSAAAGKTTAKVSQAADKAGEQVGKAGAAAGAAGAAVGEKAAVIGEKAGAVATQVGQKATEVAGQVGTKAGEVAEQVSLKAGVVAEQVGTKAAQAVEALPPPVQQRVEQARKHPAAVAAGVAAVVLVLWKLLRRGR; this is translated from the coding sequence ATGAGCGGCAAGGACATCCCCACGGATCCGGAGGAGCTGCGCGCCGACGTCGAGCAGACCCGGCGGGAGCTCGGGGACACCGTGGAAGCGCTGGTGCACAAGACCGATGTGCCCGGACGGGTGAAGGACAAGGCGCACGAAGGAGTGGAACAGGTGAAGGAGACCGCTACGCGGGCCAACGCGGCGGTGTCGGCCGCGGCGGGCAAGACCACCGCCAAGGTCAGCCAGGCCGCGGACAAGGCGGGCGAGCAGGTCGGCAAGGCGGGCGCGGCGGCCGGCGCGGCCGGTGCCGCGGTCGGCGAGAAGGCCGCCGTGATCGGCGAGAAGGCCGGTGCCGTGGCGACGCAGGTCGGGCAGAAGGCGACCGAGGTCGCGGGCCAGGTCGGCACGAAGGCCGGTGAGGTCGCCGAGCAGGTCAGCCTGAAGGCGGGCGTCGTCGCCGAGCAGGTCGGCACGAAGGCCGCGCAGGCGGTCGAGGCGCTGCCGCCGCCCGTGCAGCAGCGCGTCGAGCAGGCCCGCAAGCACCCGGCGGCGGTCGCGGCCGGTGTCGCGGCGGTCGTGCTGGTGCTGTGGAAGCTCCTGAGGAGGGGGCGGTGA
- a CDS encoding alpha/beta fold hydrolase: MTTLDHWGGTSRHVDLDGAPVHYVDFGGEGPPMVLVHGLGGSHLNWCLLAPHLVDRYRVLAVDLAGFGLTHPEGRSTTVPANARLLERFLAEVVGEPVVLVGNSMGGMIAILHAARRPESVTALGLLDPAVPMPFGVRPDPQVAAAFAMYAVPGLGQWFLAKSRAGVSTRRQVKRVLNLVCANARSVPEEIVLASMSLLEQRAEIPGLDEAFLAAARSVVWTGATARRYYTAMSRVRVPVYLMSGDKDRLVPVASAREAARRNPSWRFEVLEDVGHVPQLEVPELVASRLRDWLAELG; encoded by the coding sequence ATGACCACACTCGACCACTGGGGCGGGACGAGCCGGCACGTCGACCTGGACGGCGCACCGGTGCACTACGTCGACTTCGGCGGCGAGGGCCCGCCGATGGTGCTCGTGCACGGCCTGGGCGGCTCGCACCTCAACTGGTGCCTGCTCGCGCCGCACCTGGTCGACCGGTACCGCGTGCTGGCCGTCGACCTGGCCGGGTTCGGGCTCACCCACCCCGAGGGGCGGTCCACGACGGTGCCCGCGAACGCGCGGCTGCTGGAGCGGTTCCTGGCCGAGGTGGTCGGCGAGCCGGTGGTGCTGGTGGGCAACTCGATGGGCGGGATGATCGCGATCCTGCACGCGGCCCGCCGCCCCGAGTCGGTGACGGCGCTGGGGCTGCTGGACCCGGCCGTGCCGATGCCGTTCGGCGTCCGCCCGGACCCGCAGGTCGCGGCGGCGTTCGCGATGTACGCCGTGCCGGGGCTGGGGCAGTGGTTCCTCGCGAAGTCGCGGGCCGGGGTGTCGACGCGGCGGCAGGTCAAGCGGGTGCTGAACCTGGTGTGCGCGAACGCGAGGTCGGTGCCGGAGGAGATCGTCCTGGCGTCGATGTCGCTGCTGGAGCAGCGGGCCGAGATCCCTGGGCTGGACGAGGCGTTCCTGGCGGCGGCGCGGTCGGTCGTGTGGACCGGTGCCACCGCGCGCCGGTACTACACGGCGATGAGCAGGGTGCGCGTGCCGGTGTACCTGATGTCGGGCGACAAGGACCGCCTGGTGCCGGTCGCGTCGGCGCGTGAGGCGGCGCGGCGCAACCCGTCGTGGCGCTTCGAGGTGCTGGAGGACGTCGGTCACGTGCCGCAGTTGGAGGTGCCGGAGCTGGTCGCGTCCCGGCTGAGGGACTGGCTGGCGGAGCTGGGCTGA
- a CDS encoding YihY/virulence factor BrkB family protein: MAHAPEAPTQLPKRSWWGVLKRTVKEFNDDNLTDWAAALTYYAVLSLFPGLLLLTALLGLLGPDATKSIVDSLEALGPGEAKDTIAGAIENLQKSQASGLLAIVGLVTALWSASGYVGAFMRAANSIYDVEEGRPFWKVIPLRLGLTVGVVVLLALTALGVTLTGGVAEWLGEVLGLGSTFVTVWDVAKWPVLFVLASLAIGLLFWASPNVRQPSFLWITPGGLLTVVVWVAASLGFAFYVANFGSYNKTYGSLAGVIIFLVWLWISNLALLLGAELDAELERGRRIEAGWQPEGRDPVAPPRDTAAMD, from the coding sequence ATGGCGCACGCACCGGAGGCCCCGACCCAACTGCCGAAGCGCTCGTGGTGGGGCGTGCTCAAGCGGACGGTCAAGGAGTTCAACGACGACAACCTGACCGACTGGGCGGCGGCCCTCACCTACTACGCGGTGCTGTCCCTGTTCCCCGGCTTGTTGCTGCTGACCGCACTGCTGGGGCTCCTCGGGCCGGACGCCACGAAGTCCATTGTGGACAGCCTGGAGGCGCTGGGGCCGGGCGAGGCCAAGGACACCATCGCGGGTGCGATCGAGAACCTCCAGAAGTCGCAGGCCAGCGGCCTGCTCGCGATCGTCGGCCTGGTGACGGCGCTGTGGTCGGCCTCGGGGTACGTGGGCGCGTTCATGCGCGCGGCGAACTCGATCTACGACGTGGAGGAGGGCAGGCCGTTCTGGAAGGTCATCCCGCTGCGGCTGGGACTGACCGTCGGCGTGGTGGTGCTGCTGGCGCTCACCGCGCTGGGCGTCACGCTCACCGGCGGTGTGGCCGAGTGGCTGGGCGAGGTGCTCGGGCTCGGCTCGACCTTCGTCACGGTCTGGGACGTCGCGAAGTGGCCGGTGCTGTTCGTGCTCGCGAGCCTCGCGATCGGCCTGCTGTTCTGGGCCTCGCCGAACGTGCGGCAGCCCAGCTTCCTGTGGATCACGCCGGGCGGCCTGCTGACCGTGGTGGTCTGGGTCGCCGCGTCGCTGGGGTTCGCGTTCTACGTGGCGAACTTCGGGTCCTACAACAAGACCTACGGCTCACTGGCCGGTGTGATCATCTTCCTGGTGTGGCTGTGGATCTCGAACCTGGCCCTGCTGCTCGGCGCCGAGCTGGACGCGGAGCTGGAGCGGGGCAGGCGGATCGAGGCCGGGTGGCAGCCCGAGGGGCGGGACCCGGTGGCCCCGCCCCGCGACACGGCCGCGATGGACTGA
- a CDS encoding WS/DGAT/MGAT family O-acyltransferase produces the protein MDRMSAMDAGFFFIEDENVPMHVGSVLVFEGPAPSYGDVVRLFAAKLGTVPRYRQRVKALPLHVGRPVWVDDEHFQVLYHVRHTAVPSPGADDQLRNLAGRLFAQRLDLAKPLWEVWLVEGLEDGRWAIISKVHHCLIDGVAGSDLMQVLLDWRADSPLPEPARWQPATSPSTLDLVVDGVRDAVLTPVTHLAKFPALAKRLRSGTEVLDFGRAVLRSLPTTARRLAAGTPKTLNGPIGPHRRWVWAKADLAEIKAIRRVTGGTVNDVILAAVTRGFRDLLAKRDDLADGQVVRSMVPVSMRSSAERGVLNNRVSAVLVNLPVSEPDPLTRLASIREQMDGLKSSRQAAGADVLTNLTNFALPTLLALGSRTAVRFPQQLLQTVTTNVPGPRIPLFMLGRRLSEIYPYAPIASTLRISVGIFSYLDRITFGINADFDGVPDVQVLADGIRAGFDELVTSTAS, from the coding sequence ATGGATCGGATGAGCGCGATGGACGCGGGCTTCTTCTTCATCGAGGACGAGAACGTGCCCATGCACGTCGGCTCGGTCCTGGTGTTCGAGGGACCGGCGCCGTCGTACGGGGACGTGGTGCGCTTGTTCGCGGCCAAGTTGGGGACCGTGCCGCGGTACCGGCAGCGGGTGAAGGCGTTGCCGTTGCACGTCGGCCGTCCGGTGTGGGTGGACGACGAGCACTTCCAGGTCCTGTACCACGTCCGGCACACCGCCGTGCCGTCGCCGGGTGCGGACGACCAGCTCCGCAACCTCGCCGGACGTCTGTTCGCGCAACGCCTCGACCTGGCCAAGCCCTTGTGGGAGGTCTGGCTGGTGGAGGGCTTGGAGGACGGTCGGTGGGCGATCATCTCCAAGGTCCACCACTGCCTGATCGACGGCGTCGCGGGCAGTGACCTCATGCAGGTGCTGCTGGACTGGCGCGCGGACTCGCCCCTGCCCGAACCGGCGCGCTGGCAGCCCGCCACCAGCCCGTCGACCTTGGACCTGGTCGTGGACGGCGTACGTGACGCGGTGCTGACGCCGGTCACGCACCTGGCCAAGTTCCCGGCGTTGGCCAAGCGGTTGCGCAGCGGCACGGAGGTGCTGGACTTCGGCCGGGCCGTGCTGCGCAGCCTGCCGACGACCGCCCGCCGGCTCGCGGCCGGCACGCCGAAGACCTTGAACGGGCCGATCGGACCGCACCGGCGGTGGGTGTGGGCCAAGGCCGACTTGGCCGAGATCAAGGCCATTCGCCGGGTCACCGGAGGCACGGTGAACGACGTCATCCTCGCGGCGGTGACGCGAGGGTTCCGCGACCTTCTCGCCAAGCGCGACGACCTGGCCGACGGTCAGGTGGTGCGCAGCATGGTGCCGGTGTCGATGCGCTCCTCCGCCGAGCGCGGCGTGCTGAACAACCGCGTCAGTGCGGTGTTGGTGAACCTCCCTGTCAGTGAGCCGGACCCGCTGACGCGGCTCGCGTCGATCCGGGAACAGATGGACGGCCTCAAGAGCAGCCGGCAGGCGGCGGGCGCCGACGTGCTCACGAACCTGACGAACTTCGCACTCCCCACCTTGCTGGCACTGGGCTCGCGCACCGCCGTGCGCTTCCCGCAGCAGTTGTTGCAGACGGTCACGACGAACGTGCCCGGTCCGCGCATCCCGTTGTTCATGCTGGGCAGGCGGCTGTCCGAGATCTACCCGTACGCGCCGATCGCGAGCACACTGCGCATCAGTGTCGGCATCTTCTCCTATCTCGACCGGATCACCTTCGGCATCAACGCGGACTTCGACGGCGTGCCGGACGTCCAGGTGCTCGCCGACGGCATCCGCGCGGGCTTCGACGAACTGGTCACCTCGACCGCGAGCTGA